The following are encoded in a window of Amycolatopsis solani genomic DNA:
- a CDS encoding carbohydrate ABC transporter permease has translation MPTDRARRRPNPLPALVLVLFLVFFVLPVLWLVLAATKTDDQLVHGHPLSFGSLRALADNWTALTSFQDNAIFGWLGNSALYSFVALAITLCVAIPAGYALAMTEFRGRKTLLVATLVVMLMPNATLVVPLFLELNAVRLIGSMWSVVLPYAFYPFGVYLTYIYFTTAVPRDLIDAAKLDGCTPFGVFRRVALPLAAPIVALVGFFSFVANWTNYFLPYVLLPQSDQFPVQVGLGTLLNSVPQFNPTVGTAAVERPELALATLLAITPVLVVFLFSQRFLVAGMLAGATKE, from the coding sequence ATGCCGACTGACCGCGCCAGGAGGCGGCCGAACCCGCTGCCGGCCCTGGTGCTCGTGCTGTTCCTCGTCTTCTTCGTGCTGCCGGTGCTGTGGCTCGTGCTGGCCGCCACGAAGACCGACGACCAGCTCGTGCACGGCCACCCGCTGTCGTTCGGGTCGTTGCGGGCATTGGCGGACAACTGGACCGCGCTCACGTCCTTCCAGGACAACGCGATCTTCGGCTGGCTGGGCAACTCCGCGCTCTATTCGTTCGTGGCGCTCGCGATCACGTTGTGCGTGGCGATCCCGGCCGGCTACGCGCTCGCGATGACCGAGTTCCGCGGTCGCAAGACGCTGCTGGTCGCGACGCTGGTGGTCATGCTGATGCCGAACGCGACCCTCGTCGTGCCGCTGTTCCTCGAGCTGAACGCGGTGCGCCTGATCGGCTCGATGTGGTCGGTGGTCCTGCCGTACGCGTTCTATCCGTTCGGCGTCTACCTGACCTACATCTACTTCACCACCGCGGTGCCCCGCGACCTGATCGACGCGGCGAAGCTCGACGGCTGCACGCCGTTCGGCGTGTTCCGCCGCGTCGCCCTGCCGCTGGCCGCGCCGATCGTCGCGCTCGTCGGGTTCTTCAGCTTCGTGGCCAACTGGACGAACTACTTCCTGCCCTACGTCCTGCTGCCGCAGAGCGACCAGTTCCCGGTGCAGGTGGGCCTGGGCACCCTGCTGAACTCGGTGCCGCAGTTCAACCCGACGGTCGGCACCGCGGCGGTGGAGCGGCCGGAACTCGCGCTGGCCACGCTGCTGGCGATCACCCCGGTGCTCGTCGTTTTCCTGTTCTCCCAGCGTTTCCTGGTCGCCGGGATGCTGGCCGGCGCGACCAAGGAGTGA
- a CDS encoding carbohydrate ABC transporter permease, whose product MTTARRGSGQLFVAAYVVLLIAFGVIPTGYAVYFAFTDAGDNFAGLSNFVQAATDFRYFAAVGHVALYLVCWLVSLVVFVVGLALLLHRLTADAAGKALRFLYYIPGALAGAASVMVWLFLLDPAVSPVSGLLRVAGFDTFGQVVAPGNLPVLFTLIAFWTGAGGWIVVMYGALNNISPDLLEAARIDGAGPWQTAWRIQIPLLRKWIVYMVILAFAGGTQLFVEPQLLSQASVGVAGRDYSLNQLSYDFAFQNNNVNTAAAISVELLLVGLVVAGVFVARSGFFDAD is encoded by the coding sequence GTGACGACCGCGCGGCGGGGATCCGGGCAGCTGTTCGTCGCCGCCTACGTCGTTCTGCTGATCGCGTTCGGCGTCATCCCCACGGGGTACGCCGTGTACTTCGCCTTCACCGACGCGGGCGACAACTTTGCGGGCCTCAGCAACTTCGTCCAGGCCGCCACCGACTTCCGGTACTTCGCCGCCGTCGGGCACGTCGCGCTCTACCTGGTGTGCTGGCTCGTGTCCCTGGTGGTGTTCGTGGTCGGGCTGGCGCTGCTGCTGCACCGCCTGACCGCGGACGCCGCCGGCAAGGCGCTGCGCTTCCTCTACTACATCCCGGGTGCACTGGCCGGGGCCGCGAGCGTCATGGTGTGGCTGTTCCTGCTGGACCCGGCGGTGAGCCCGGTGAGCGGGCTGCTGCGCGTCGCCGGGTTCGACACCTTCGGCCAGGTCGTCGCGCCCGGCAACCTCCCCGTCCTGTTCACCCTGATCGCGTTCTGGACCGGGGCGGGCGGCTGGATCGTGGTGATGTACGGCGCCTTGAACAACATCTCGCCCGATCTGCTGGAGGCGGCCCGGATCGACGGTGCCGGGCCGTGGCAGACGGCGTGGCGCATCCAGATCCCCCTGCTGCGCAAATGGATCGTCTACATGGTGATCCTGGCGTTCGCCGGCGGGACGCAGTTGTTCGTGGAACCGCAACTGCTCTCGCAGGCGAGCGTCGGCGTCGCCGGCCGGGACTATTCGCTCAACCAGCTCTCCTACGACTTCGCTTTCCAGAACAACAACGTCAACACCGCCGCGGCGATCTCGGTGGAGCTGCTGCTGGTCGGGCTCGTCGTCGCGGGTGTGTTCGTAGCACGATCGGGGTTCTTCGATGCCGACTGA
- a CDS encoding ABC transporter substrate-binding protein, which produces MTGQVRAAGVRRLALGVVAVLAAVTACGNGGSAGGAQGGFQPVPQTGGKITVWVDSTRLPAAQLYQKQHPAVQLDVVTYDGDANGSNYLQTKVGLFNRTRSGWPDVVFSSQNNETAWAVPAGFTAPLNKGQVPDATLSGWTAGANDPCTVDGTLYCLRNDLAQTVLWYDASLMQSWGYQVPKTWEEYQALGERVAAEHPGYLVGAAGDSFAPEIYLWASKCGANEITGPKQVKVNTTSPECTRMAALLDTLVKNKTMSTGSVFSSDFAKNAADKILMLPGPSWFGGSVFQESLKTPAGRIAVAPLPQWAGDPAPSVGNVGGGTWLLSAHSANLKDATDFLTWVTTSDEYQGKVAPGYPAYAAAAKTWLAKQSSGKYYANDVATPLQVAASQVWRGWGYGQFSQEAIWAATITPGLTAGKSIVSMLPEWQTAITNYAQSNGYEVTR; this is translated from the coding sequence ATGACAGGTCAGGTGCGCGCCGCCGGAGTCCGCCGGCTGGCCCTCGGTGTGGTGGCCGTCCTCGCGGCGGTCACGGCCTGCGGGAACGGGGGGAGCGCCGGCGGTGCCCAGGGCGGGTTCCAGCCGGTGCCGCAGACCGGCGGCAAGATCACCGTCTGGGTCGACTCGACGCGGCTGCCCGCCGCGCAGCTCTACCAGAAGCAGCACCCCGCGGTGCAGCTCGACGTCGTCACCTACGACGGGGACGCCAACGGCTCCAACTACCTGCAGACCAAGGTCGGCCTGTTCAACCGGACCCGCAGCGGCTGGCCGGACGTGGTGTTCAGCTCCCAGAACAACGAGACCGCGTGGGCGGTGCCGGCCGGGTTCACCGCGCCGCTGAACAAGGGCCAGGTCCCGGACGCCACGCTGAGCGGCTGGACCGCCGGCGCCAACGACCCCTGCACGGTCGACGGGACGCTGTACTGCCTGCGCAACGACCTCGCCCAGACCGTCCTCTGGTACGACGCCTCGCTGATGCAGTCCTGGGGTTACCAGGTCCCCAAGACCTGGGAGGAGTACCAGGCGCTGGGGGAGCGCGTCGCGGCCGAGCACCCGGGCTACCTCGTCGGCGCGGCCGGCGACAGCTTCGCACCGGAGATCTACCTCTGGGCCTCGAAGTGCGGCGCCAACGAGATCACCGGCCCCAAGCAGGTCAAGGTGAACACCACGAGCCCGGAGTGCACGCGGATGGCGGCCCTGCTCGACACGCTCGTCAAGAACAAGACGATGTCGACCGGCAGCGTGTTCAGCTCCGACTTCGCCAAGAACGCCGCGGACAAGATCCTGATGCTGCCCGGTCCGTCCTGGTTCGGCGGCTCGGTGTTCCAGGAGTCGCTGAAGACCCCGGCCGGCCGGATCGCGGTCGCGCCGCTGCCGCAGTGGGCCGGCGACCCGGCGCCGTCGGTCGGCAACGTCGGCGGCGGCACCTGGCTGCTGTCCGCGCACAGCGCGAACCTCAAGGACGCCACCGATTTCCTCACCTGGGTGACCACTTCGGACGAATACCAGGGCAAGGTGGCCCCGGGGTACCCCGCGTACGCGGCCGCGGCGAAGACGTGGCTGGCGAAGCAGTCTTCCGGCAAGTACTACGCCAACGACGTCGCCACGCCGCTGCAGGTGGCCGCCTCGCAGGTGTGGCGCGGGTGGGGCTACGGGCAGTTCAGCCAGGAGGCGATCTGGGCCGCGACCATCACGCCCGGGCTGACCGCGGGCAAGTCGATCGTCTCGATGCTGCCCGAGTGGCAGACCGCGATCACGAACTACGCGCAGTCCAACGGCTACGAGGTCACCCGGTGA
- a CDS encoding FadR/GntR family transcriptional regulator translates to MDEIPAPSKTDPPAPYRPGYELVAEQVLKLIAELRLRPGDRMPTENELATRLGTSRTVVREAIKILSALGRVRAQKGRGLYVADDEGMLGSARWSGYFLPTDLDHVYMLFEFRRVQETTASRLAATRATPVELRAIEAAAETCREGHLTGQATLFDRGDEDFHLGIATASHNQFLLAAVREARRLQRQSSTIGLHGTVGGHAAEAIEEHAAIYAAIRDGDPEAAAEAAAVHLDNTLEDYRREIQRRVFG, encoded by the coding sequence GTGGACGAGATCCCCGCACCGAGCAAGACCGATCCGCCGGCCCCGTACCGGCCGGGGTACGAACTCGTCGCCGAACAGGTCCTGAAGCTGATCGCCGAACTCCGGCTGCGCCCCGGTGACCGCATGCCCACCGAGAACGAGCTCGCCACCCGCCTGGGCACCTCGCGCACGGTGGTGCGCGAGGCGATCAAGATCCTGTCCGCGCTCGGCCGCGTCCGCGCCCAGAAGGGCCGGGGCCTCTACGTCGCCGACGACGAGGGGATGCTCGGCTCGGCCCGCTGGTCGGGCTACTTCCTGCCCACCGACCTCGACCACGTCTACATGCTGTTCGAGTTCCGCCGCGTCCAGGAGACGACCGCCAGCCGGCTGGCCGCGACCCGGGCCACCCCGGTCGAGCTCCGGGCGATCGAGGCGGCCGCGGAAACCTGCCGCGAAGGCCACCTGACCGGGCAGGCGACGCTGTTCGACCGCGGCGACGAAGACTTCCACCTCGGGATCGCGACCGCGTCCCACAACCAATTCCTCCTGGCCGCCGTCCGCGAAGCCCGCCGGCTGCAGCGCCAGTCCAGCACCATCGGCCTCCACGGCACGGTCGGCGGCCACGCGGCGGAGGCCATCGAGGAGCACGCGGCGATCTACGCGGCCATCCGCGACGGCGACCCGGAAGCGGCCGCCGAAGCCGCCGCGGTCCACCTCGACAACACCCTGGAGGACTACCGCCGCGAAATCCAGCGGCGCGTGTTCGGCTAG
- a CDS encoding transporter substrate-binding domain-containing protein, which yields MILAGAAIGTALTGCTVGAGSTTLATATNLPVVQSLHDALPQAIKDAGVIRFAGDSHPPYRTVAPDGTVTGIDADFQAAIGQVLGVKTQTAIVAGLPAALQGMLSNRYDAFNGPVKATAEREKQFDTITWMTTRTAYVFPVDSTAGITRPEDLCGKRIAVVTASVVEEQLNKLSRFCTQSKRPATQTVGLDDTDATLLATRSGRADAAGMTEAAAIDVTQRQGGNKYVTQTEAQGATKDDLALYVPKSSKLGPVLQKVFEELFENGTYVGIMSRWGLNQVSVPKPVFNAATSG from the coding sequence ATGATCCTCGCCGGAGCGGCCATCGGGACGGCCCTCACCGGCTGCACGGTGGGCGCCGGCTCCACGACTCTCGCCACCGCGACGAACCTCCCGGTGGTGCAGTCCCTGCACGACGCGCTGCCGCAGGCGATCAAGGACGCCGGGGTGATCCGGTTCGCCGGCGATTCCCATCCGCCGTACCGCACGGTCGCCCCGGACGGGACGGTGACCGGAATCGACGCCGACTTCCAGGCCGCGATCGGGCAGGTGCTGGGGGTCAAGACGCAGACCGCCATCGTCGCCGGGCTGCCGGCCGCGCTGCAGGGCATGCTGAGCAACCGGTACGACGCCTTCAACGGCCCGGTCAAGGCCACTGCCGAACGCGAGAAGCAGTTCGACACGATCACGTGGATGACCACCCGCACGGCCTACGTGTTCCCGGTCGACTCGACCGCCGGGATCACCCGTCCCGAAGACCTCTGCGGCAAGCGCATCGCGGTGGTGACCGCCAGCGTCGTCGAGGAGCAGCTGAACAAGCTGTCGCGGTTCTGCACGCAGTCCAAGCGCCCGGCCACCCAGACGGTCGGCCTGGACGACACCGACGCCACGCTGCTGGCCACCCGTTCGGGCCGCGCGGACGCCGCCGGGATGACCGAGGCCGCGGCGATCGACGTCACGCAGCGCCAGGGCGGGAACAAGTACGTCACCCAGACCGAGGCGCAGGGGGCGACCAAGGACGATCTGGCGTTGTACGTCCCCAAGTCTTCGAAGCTCGGCCCGGTCCTGCAGAAGGTCTTCGAGGAGCTCTTCGAGAACGGTACGTACGTCGGGATCATGTCGCGCTGGGGACTGAACCAGGTTTCGGTGCCCAAGCCGGTGTTCAACGCGGCCACGTCCGGCTAG